The Porites lutea chromosome 11, jaPorLute2.1, whole genome shotgun sequence genome contains the following window.
agtggcgttagggaataaaattggaggaagctagttgacacaataatcatgatataagtagaaatatatttcggcagtttgataattttcttggaagttaataaatgttaggctatcaaccttgacctTGCATGAAagataatttaattgcagatgttgtagtaaagccgaggtgatttcttaaaatcgtttaagaaaattttgtaacatcttcacatgcaaattgtgtgcatgagttatttttataattctgtttactagattactgtgtgataactcgaattccctcacgtacgaacgacgaaagggggcaaagtccgacactttcacgtgccagctgtgtgactgtacatcacatgcagattggcttttcacaataataatagtaacttggacgtatgaagacctgtttcatttagtaaccaatgccttaaaaaaggctcttgtcttttaggaagcaatagcttttaaaacatgacgaaataagttgtcggattTAAAGACCGTTtcacaaaattttgttaataaatgttaggttatcaaccttgacgttgcatgaaacataatttaattgcagatgttataatgaagccgaggtgatttcttaaaatcgtttgagaaaattttgtagtgaagaatttgcctttttttaacgtacgaattgtaaaagggccaaagaccaacaccttcacgtgcaaattgtgtgcgtgagttatttttataattctgtttactcagctagtttactgtgtgataactcgaattccctcacatacgaacgacgaaagggggcaaagtccaacactttcacaagccagctgtgtgactgtacatctcatgcagattggcttttcacaatgataaatagtaacttggacgtatgaagacctgtttcgttttgtaaccaatgccttaaaaaaggctcttgtcttctgagaagcaatagcttttaaaacatgaagaaataagttgtcggagttaaagactgtttcactgagtagaatcgcacgtgaaaacctcgtgaattatgatgatgcaaccatctaccacaatgataaaaatcctggtatttcgtaactattcagtattcgataagtcacattttggcttaagaaactccgaggaaaccttagagttttccttctaatcaacgtttggtgagtagaaatttatttcactttaacgatttgtttaacttgcaccagatgtaacagggaaagacagaggaaagtgaatatatagcttgaggatcgactcagctgagcgtttcgcgtttttattttgtaccgcaatacgcaatttcgcacaaaaacctaatctacatttaggatgaaagaggtagattgatcactcttggtaaggttacatcgaagcattaaagttacactgaagcattcaaaatagctcatgcacgtttaacgtgcctatgtttacTAATCAAGTCGCCAGCTCCAAAATTTAGGTGCCAAAGCGACCAAAATGGTCACAACTTGGAGGGTTGACCTCTGCCAATGGCCATTATGAGGGAAATATTTGGTGACCACTGTTTAGGGGTAGGGGTGTTTTATGGTCCCCATGTTTATGTGTCAAATGCCCTTGACCATTTCACTTCTAGATCAATGGGTCATCAAGTTATGGCAAGATGATTCGTCAGTATTAGGTTATCTGCAGATGCAATCCTACAACCAATCtcccattcaaatgaaacttattTGGCAGAACTTTTGCATAGTACTATTTTATTAATTAAGAATTTTaccaaaagaaatttgaatctttttttctgaatttttcacTTTGGCCACTTTCAGGAGTCAGGCAATATTGTATGAATGAGAGGATAATACAAATTAATTGTATATATAGTGTCATCTTTCTGGTATAGGACAAGTGAAGGTAGCCATATCATGGAGGTTTTGCAAAGCATTTGAGCTGCTGGTTGTACAATTATTATTAGGTGTATCTTCATATTAATATTATCCACTTACTTTTTAACTATCTGAACAACATCCTCATCTTGCAAGAAATGTTCTTTGCCAACTTTCTGTGGACTGAATTTCACTGATGAACCCCAAACTAGTGCACTGCAACAAAAGTTATTGATAAAAGAATCAAATTGTATGTACCACCAAAAAGGTATAGCTTAACGCATTCTCTGATCactgtgtgcactatgctacttagaatatacgaagaactttagagacaacatggaactacacatgtcCTAACTTAGACATTCTTCCATGAAGTAGATGTGCCTGGGCCTCTTCTCAGAAGAGGCCCCCTGTGGTTTGATTCTTGTAAACTACCTCCTCCCACAAGCAaccactcagtctttgcattttgggtggtcactTATGGGAGGTTCGATTGTACATCATTACTAAATAATTATTAGTCATCCCACCCATCCACAATATCAAGAAACTATTGTTTATTCAGAAGCTGAATCAACAACAATAATACTTCCCTTTGATAAACAAAATTCTTACTGTTTAAATTCCTTCATGATGCTCTTGTGAAGAGAATTACAAAAATCCTCAATAGATGATTGTCCATTTTTCAGTACAACTGGTGACTCATAATCTGGTAGCTGACCTTTTGGTTTTGTGTATCtgaaaaaaacatgtaaatGTCGTAGGTACTTAATCTATAATGAAGGAAAGATTTTgtacttaaaaataaaatgttgaaagtCTTGCTGAGAAACACAGCATAAAATTTCTAATCCGTTCCTGAGTTTAGTAAGAGACCTAAatcaaaaactaaaacaaaataatcatttACAGTGCAAAACATAGAGCAACAAAGCTAACTGATGACACAAGACTAAGTATTTTTAACAATCCCATTTTTGCTACCACACTGTACCAtgttggtaaaaaatatgtcATGAAAAGCTGTCATCTTAAATATGTTCATTATTCataaacttaatcttacatcatCAGTGAGAGAATTTAATCTTTCACAATAAACAACTGTCAAACATCTATTACGCGGTACCTTTACTTTGCAGCATGCAGTTATCAGAGTACCGGCTGACAAAAATTGACAgtaaataaattgaaatttgcccagtgattttccagacctggaaaaagtctggaaaatggaTAGACTAGCCTTTGCTATTTGTAGGTGCCcagtgagaaaataaaattgtaaatatctgaTAAAACcaataaatgaaatgataaaGTCTGAGAGAAATAGTAAAAAGTCTTGAGTTTCCTTTTCAATACTACAACAGGTTAGAAGTgactttgttttccttttggtAAAATCTTACTCAGTCTTGCCTGTATATTTGCAATGCACCATGCAGAAAAGCTTTCTTCCTGTGTTTTTCAAGGTCTAtattgatcacctatttgataaccttgagtctggaaaaaaatatattgtttaggaaaaaattctggaaaaagtcttgaattttttatccaaaaatctgtacgaaccctgtatTGAGAAGCCAACCTTTAAAATGATATTAGTATTACTAAGTGTCCACTGGTCCCTTTCCCAAGGGTGGTCAGTTAATACAGGTGCAACCAAACACGTATCTAGGAGTGGAAATTTcataaaagcaaatttaaaCTTTCCTGTTTCAAAAATGTGTCACTTACATTCTGAGAAGATTAAGGTACTCCCAGGTCTTTTCCAACAAGTCATCAAAGTTCCACTTATGATGGGCTGACAGTGGAACTGCATGTGGAATTTTGTAAACTAAATCCAATTCTTCAATAGATATTTGatcaattttgtttaggatgTAGATGCATGGAATGTAAACCCTATGACAAAAAGTCCAAACAAGTAATTAGTAGATTGAAGAACAAAAGTTATTATTGTCCACTGAATGAGGGAAGGGAGCATTCAGTATGGCAATGGATCACAACTTATACAGTCAGGATTTAGAGGAAAACATTGAGTTAAGGAATGATCAATTTAGATGGCTCTTTGGCagaaagtattgcaaaagctatcaAAAAGAGAAGGTTATGGCTacaaacaacacaaatttaGTTTGTATCATTTTAATAGTTAAAAAATGTTACTAAAATGGAACCATGAATCACATgattgataacaataataattatttttgtttttaaaatctgtttagTATTCATCTTGATTCTCAATGCATTTTAATCCAaaacatttgacaaaatttaaGAAGCTTTAtacaataggccacttgcactaagaggtcacgtgaccaatgcttcctttaaacaatgagttggaatcttgctgatgccaaaaattgttagagcacacaaaaattatcttacacccgaaatttgagaggaaacgcatttaagggagatattatgtggcactttgatttttcaacaaagtagtatgatttgtattggccgccatgttggagggcatgctcttgccctccaacatggcggccaaaactacttcttgcttatatcttgttcaacgtttcatagttacgCACAAATGTGCTGTAGACGTTATCAcctcatcttttcaacattttccttgaagtttaagtgcaaaatttgtgttcagagagaggtaattcataattttaaaaatcacattttggtcacgtgaccatttacgaacttattcattttaagaaaatggtgcgggtttgaaaaaccaaatcaccattattttgtttaagatataacccactaatcgtttttgaaggcaaaatcatataactttcattttcataaaaacggtgtcacatgcctcttagtgcaaatggcctatcaactctcttgtaagcaaccaccctTGGTGCATGACAAAGTGGAAATTCGAGCAATAATATAATAGggtcatttatacgaggaaaataagacgcgtcttacataagatgCGAACTGTACcgtttatacgagcatgtcttatctaagacgagaacagctcgtataaatggttcgcgtcttatttctgttcttgactcgtttttgTGTGAATGTTGCCCCTAGCAACTGCAATCCAACGTGGCgtgccaaaaattaacgcatgcgtactatgcgtttgCGTTTTATGTAAGACGTGAAGATCATTAatacgaagtttttcttgtcttagctaagacgcgtcttatctaagaacaggtgttaagggctatTCTAAAATAAGatgcgtcttagctaagccgggtcttattttagatgaaatgtgccggttatacggaaagttcgcgtcttatttgtgtcctatgtaagacgcgtcttatttttgctCATATTAATGGCCCTATTGTGTTCTTACAATCATTTGGATCATGCCAAGTGGACACTTACGGGAAACAGAATATGTCAAATGTCTGGTttaaaaagtggtcgcggttgTGAAGCAATTTAAGTAGCGGTCAGATTTTGATACAGTATTTGTCTGAGAAACAAAATGGTTATTTTCAAAGTGGCCatttacgggaggtggtcgcttacgagaagtggTCGCTATGAGAGTGTTGACTGTATACAAACTGtaaaaaggtaagaaaatcATGATTTTAGACGCTTGTCCTGCCAAGTTATTTTCCTCATATTTTCTATCAGATTTAGAAAGTTAAACTGACTTGCCTGTTTCCTTCAATAACGTCAATGAGGTCATCTGCATTAGCATCATATCTCAATGTGATATCAGCATTAGCAATGCGATATTCACTCAGAATTGACCGCACTGAGTCAATGTCCAGCTCTGACTGATTACACTGTGATAAAAACAAGTGAATACTTGTCACAATGAAGATACTATCCCCTGATTACATCTTCCCCTCAATAACCAAACCATACACATGCATTGTAAGCTACATGTATCAATGGAAGACCCAGGATATGACCATCTTACACTAATGATCATAAAAAACATACTTGGAGAGTTATCTGACTTGTAAAATCACGCCTTAAATCTGAGCAAAATATACGAacataaaataactgataaGGAAGGTTGGGGGGAGAGGGCTAAAACTGTACAGAAGCCCtttcaaataatattattgcagTCTAACTTCCAGTGACAGACAACCTCATAATCGGACACTTTTTACAATTAATGTCGATATGGCCAACACCCTGAGGAGAATTATTGCCAATAATATGTGAAAACAGCCTTTCTGAGGATTGATCACTTCCAAGACTTTCCACTCTATTTTTTTATAACGACATGAAGACATTATAAAATACCATATTCACAACCTTTCAGTTACTGGTAGATACTCAATCCTCATTATCATACATGCACTTACTGTTGTTTGAAGATTTATTCCACCCTTTTCCTTCCTTCTGAATGTTATATTTGGTGGTTCCTTATTGAGCCTGAGAACAGAAAAATCAATTGATTCAACACTACAAAGTGCCATGtgaatcaagaaaaaaaaacagacttaCAGCTAAGACACAGGAACACCTTTTTTCTCTAAGAAAAAGTTTGAGCATTAGccgataaaacaaaaaaaatattgcttgaTGTAATTTAAAGGTATCTAACTTTCTAATCATAATATATTACGTACACTGAAAACAATTCCTAGAAGAATACAGTAGTTAAGAAAATGATGATGTTTAAAACATTCATAGTACAAGTACATTAAATTTTGATTATATTATGCTGAGCACGTACCTTATTCCAAAACCTTCCAGTTCATGTTCAATGAGTCGTTTGTGTCCCAGAGGTTTTAGGACATCGAGTACTATGAAGATTAAGCTGCAAGTCCTTGCCACTGaaatttaaacaataaacttcacactttaataaaaaaagcttttagcAGTGCGCAGCCTAGACAAAGGAGACTTTTGTGCCAGGCATAATTGACATATATGGAGGGTgagggagggaagggagggaggggaaaaagtaaaatttacaGGTACTTTTTTGTCAACCAAAACATTGGCTTTTTGACGTTGGTGTAACCGTTTGCTTCATCAGAACTGTAGTAGACTAAACACTACAACAATGTGCTATAAATTCTACAGTGTTTTACAGGTTCAGTTTAGATAAGACATGTGTGAATGGGTAAGCATGTGAAGGAACATAAAAGCCatacatcatttttttttttgggggggggggggtgctaattctaaaaattttcctcagttttcttgaaaaagCCTCTTGATTTGCTCACCTGCAATCACTTGACGTCCTCTTCCTTTACCATCTTTAGCACCTTCAATAATTCCCGGCAAGTCAAGAAGTTGTATTTTGGCCCCTTTGTACCTTATCACTCCTGGTACAGTGGTGAGTGTGGTGAACTCATAGGCAGCAACTTCAGAATACACACCCGCAAGGTTGGTCAATAAAGTTGACTTGCCAACAGAAGGAAATCCTGCAATGTTggagaaagagagagaagaatgcatgaatgaaaaagatGTATAATAATAGCTTCATTCATTATCAACCACGGATGAGGTCAAGACAAAAGGATATTGCACAGTACAGTTCTTTAAGGCAAGTCTTTCATTTGCTATTGATTGACTATTAACGTACCAACTGAcccatttttatattttaagtaAAAGAGGGCAATGCAtcaaaaacaaaatgctttGTGAGCATCACCCAATGGCATTTCTATAGAGCAACATCAAGTCAAGATCTATAAAAGAAACCATTTATCTGAATAACTGCTACCTCAGGTCTCTCCTCTTCTTAGCTGGAGATGTGAATTCAGGTCTGATTCACTGACTCTTAACTGACTTACCCACAAAACCAATTCTGGCATCCCCAGTTTTGGCAACATCAAACCCTGCAGAATCAGTAAAGCAATTTAATCAGCTTTTTTAATCAATTTGGCATCATATTAATCCACCATGAGAGCTATCCTAGACTCAAGGCCAAAGTTGTACCTTTGTTAGAGTGATGAAGGAGACTTCTAATTAATAACGAGGCTCCCCCATTTTTTTCTCGTTAActcagtgctgtcaactctcccggataatgCAGGAGACTCAAGTTTTTAAAGTGTTTCTCTTGGTCTctagattagagtctgaaatctcctgGATAATCGCCGAAAATTTCCATTTCTTATAGATCTGACTTtctgacaatgaaatttcaaatattttgtgtTGTTTAAGCTATttatattacaatggcataccaGAGTTTGTAAGGAAACTTACGATGTTAACATGATTAGTGGGAAATAAACCAATCAGGTTAAATGTTATTTattccaacaacatcttttttgcacattttttttttcacaaatgacaTTATGTGTAGTGCATTATGACTTCATCTATGAtcccttccctatcaattcCCAATATTTGAAGACCTGGGGGGTTGACAGCCTTGTTAACTTAACCCCGGTAAACCCAGTCAGATTCCTCCCCTGAATATTTTGTCACGAtcaactgcccctgggtctccaaggataAAATGACCTATggttacacacacacacacggagcaacttcagaatacccggccacaTCATTTACATTTGTCGGAACGCTAGGGGCAGAGCACCTTTATCGTAGGATCTCTCACTAACCCTCTCCTTGAACTCCCCCTCCGCCTTTTGGCGTGATCAACTCGCGTCGTAACTTCGCCAGCCGAGCCTTTAACAATCCAAGATGATGAGCGGTCGCCTTGTTCTTCTGTGTTCGCGCCATCTGAAGTCGACAGAAAATTTTCACATTATTATTACTGATATTAGCGCCAAAAACGGATAAATTTGGCATCAAATCGAAGTGCATACCTCGCTCTCTATCTCAGCGATCTTTTCAAGGATACCCATGATGAAATATCCGGATATTAAATAAGATATTACTACCACATGAAGAAGCTAAGATCAACAAGGAGATCAGTCTCTTCCTTTTCTCACATGTGAATCAATTGCCATATACGAAGTACTTACCAAAAAAAGTAGTCAAATCCGCTGGACAGAGCTGAATATGCGCTCCATCCAGTTTTGACAGTTTTCCCTTTTCTGCTTTGGGAGTATGCTCGCAACTACTGAACACAGAGTGGAAATAAATACACGTACGTGTATATACTCTTTTTACCATTACAAATTCGCCAGCATTCATTTGCAGAATCTATGCCAGACAAAACCAGAAAATTACGCCGTCCCCGCGGTCTAgccattacgttttttttttcaatattacCCATGATACCCAGCTTACGCTTAAATCTGCGGCACAGTCCATCCATCCCCCGTCCAACACCCAAGTAGAGGCCTAAATTTAATCCCGGTATCATACTCGAATTAAATTCAGACAAATGCTTAAATAACGCGAAGAACTTTTCATTTCAAGCTTATTTTGATGTTTGTGAATGGGCATCAAGGATAAAGCTTGCGAAAGTCTAACGATAAAGCACGCGCTAAAAAATTGTTAGAATGTGTTTGTGACGACTCTGAAATTATTTCTTGGAATCAGGGTCAAAGAAGGAAAATCCCTGCCCTACCCACCAATTGAAACAACACTCAGAGTCAAGACCAAGTTGTgtaggaaaataaatttttatttcattatctGGAAAGATACTGTATTTCCAACTACGGAAACCGCTTTTTGACAGAGTCACAAACACGAATGGATCACAAAAAGCTGGCAGAGTTACTTAGTTTCCCGATACAAATTTGTACAAAAATATctacaaaaataagaaaaaaattattcagaTTAGGTGTCCGTTAAGGGAATAACAATTCTATGACaggagtaatcggctcctgttctATGATTATAAAGTTATTTGTCTTAAGAGTTCGTCTGCGCTAATCCAAGTTTTTGTCAAACTAATGTCAAATCAGTCATTGTCAAATAAAGTCTTTTCGCAGATTGAGCCGTAGTTTCTTTTGCAACAAACCCCAATCAATCTGTCTCATGGGACATATCGCTGTCTCGGACACCAAACTAAGACTATTACTATAGCCTTGTCAGTAACTGTACTCACATTCTGGGTgactcctcctaaaatgttctactACTGGTATATGGTACTGAAAATGAAAACCTTCTCTTTTTTCTAGTTGCTTAGAGAGTGGCTTTGTTCGTATACAACTTTACAGATGACTTAAGGCATGCAGTTTGTCTCTGCCTTTATAACACACACACAATTTAACGTCTGTCCCCTTCGAATTTTACTCTACACGAGGAAACCACACACTTTTCTATACACAGGCTCGACACAGGTAGAAAGCTTGCTGAATACTGACTACTAACTGTTCAGTGATCGATAAATATTGTGACAAAACGAGGTTAGCTGCTTTCCGTTGCAGTATCTCAATAAACCAACTCAGAGCCACCACTGAGATGTTGAGAAGCGTAGAACTGAACAGGATATTTCTCCATCTGGACTCGATTTAGTCCGTCGTTTCAGACCGCGTTGTAGTATCTTGGGGCGAGGGTCGTCCTTTGCCTATGTCGGTGACCACTTCACTTTTCGCCTGCGGGCTCACGACTTTTCCTGGCCTTGTTTCGCTCATCTTCTCCGTGTGTTCGATCAATGACAAGCAAACAAAGGCCCAGTTAAACAGAAACTGAGCTGGCAACGAGCCGTGCTTGGCCACTTGTCCTTGGGGCACACCTAAAAGAAAggggaaaaatttttttcaagccTACCATTTGAACTAATCTGAAACATTTCGAGAGTCGATGTCTGCGTTAAAGGTTGTGTAAGATTACTTCAACACCAAAGGAGCCAAtgagtagtactagtagtactTTTCAGTAGCTCCGCTTGATGGTTTCAACTGCTATGGACTAAATCGAAAGGTGTGGGCATTTTACTGTTAGGACCGACTGGGTTAGTGTTGCTGTTATTGCGCCAgttctagcctgtgtacagacgccccctcccctcttttttttagGGGAGGCGGCGTCTGGTACACAGGCTGCACCAGTTCGTTTTCCATAATCATTACACCTGTGACCAGAAGAATCCCAATCTTCCAATGAGAGTAGCTTACAGTCAGATCTCATCCTTGTCCAGTATGATGGCAATCTGTCTTTAAGACGCCTGTTACCCAGAGAGGTGttgcttaaaataagaaaattattgGGTCAAACAAAGACGTAAAGAAGAGAAGGCGAACTTTGGACAAACTTACGCTGAAGTTTTCCTGCCAGCGACTTGGCGTCCACCCCACGCGCGTTGCTCCTTGCCGTGGGATCGTAGGAAGTGATGAGACGCACCAGATCTGCGTTTACTAGTTGTTTACACTCTCTCCATTCGTTAAATCGTTCCTGCTGCTGCGGGTCTACGTAGAAGATTCCCAACACGGCTTTTAAAATGTCGTGGATCACTTTAGGCGGGTCTTTGTAACTTTTGATCTCAGCGAAGGCTCTGAACAATTAAATTAATAAGAATATAAGTACTGAGACTCTCTCCCAGTAGAGAGGTATCTGAAATTAAGGCCCTCCCACTTTTCTCCGTAACAGTTCACTGGTCTCCATATGTAAAGGTGCACCTTAAATCGGGTTTATCTGGTCTCACTCTGGACAAGAAGTAAACGTAATCGTTCGTTTGTTTCCTCTATAAATTTAGACGacaaagaatattttaaaaaattcatgcagCATCTTACAGAAGGAATTTGAGGAAATCCTTTTCTTGGTTCTTATTATGGAATAGGACCATTCGACCGAACTCAAACGATCCATTTCAGTACATCAAACTCCCGCCGAAGAGCCCGAGTGAAAACGAGACCGCACATTGTCATGTACCAGACCCGAATTGGAGAAGGCAGTGCGCTTGACAACAGAACAACACAATAGTTTGAGTGACTGTAACATAAAGAGGGTGGTAGGGCACGCTATTCGTTTATTGATATCCCAATCCTTAATCGATCAGAGGGTCATCATCTCGCTTAATGTGAGTTACCATTCCCACTGTAAGCAGGGAAAGAAACAAATACCTGGCGTCCAGTCTTCCAACGTTCTCTCTCAGGTCCAAAAGCATGAGTCTGTCAAACAGCACATCAATGCGAGCGTCTTCGTATTCTTTTTCCACCTCTAAATAACCAAACCAACAGTTAGAGTTCAAATACTTAAACAAATTACATGGCCTTTTGCCGCCACGTAATCTTAGTACTGTAGCCTTAAGGAGTAAGCGCGTTTTTAACGTGCCTCTTTGTAGAACAAATAGactaatgaatagttttatcatgcataacgcggctattttctaatggttttattgtaaattcgcggctattttcttaaatttcatgacgttgtattttgttcctttgttttatttatttactgataaatcatatttatttataatagttagtcttagtattcaacgtattgtacagtccgtaatccagcccttgggctgcaatggatttttaataaagctatctatctatctctaTCTACCTATGCGTCTGTGATTAGTAAAACTGAGAACTTCAATGTTTTACGAGACTAAACTGGAAACTACTCCAAAGGTAGCACAATTTGAATTTCAACTCTCAcctaaaacaatatttttctcaGCTGCACCCGTGGTGATCTCTCGCGCCACTTCCCTGTGTGCGATAGCCAGAAGTCTGAGCATGCGCTGTATTTCCCTGTTCTCGTGTGGCGGTAGGGCCTTGAGTTCGCCAATACTGATGTCTACAACAGCAACAGCTTTACCCTCCCCATCCCTGAGGGGAAAGGCCATATGACGCTCACCGTAAGCGTCTGCGGTGATGGTCTCTGAACTTTCTACACATTTGAACAAGTAGTCCCTGAAATCCAATAGCAGAAAAATTCTCAGCATTATTGAGCAAATAATTAACAGTTGCTGAACTCGGTTAACACAAATATCGTGTTTTGTCAGTGGTGGTGTTTTGATCTCTCTCCTCTacatgcgcagaagagctctgggtcgaGATTGATTTGtcgccaaacacagttggacgacacTGCGCATAAGCAGACCATTATTTATAGGCAGTTAGTTACAGGTCACGTCGTGGACTCTccgccaatgaaaaggaagaaaaattggCATCATGATATTGGACCTCTTCTCTTTTACTTGGTTGCTTGCTCATCAAATAAGTGACGGTCGGTACATATGCTCGGTACGGCGCTGGTGTCTGTATAATAGAAGTGAACTTTATAAATTAAAGAGCCCTTGGAAGCTAAACAACCACCAGCCGACACAAAAGAAACCTTGCTGGATCACAAGCAAAGCAGCGAGGCAACAAAAGAAAGGACTTGCGTAACCAAAAAGGAtaatttcctttcctttcaagGTCCCACTGCGTTGCTTGCGTCCCAGCGTGTCTTTGTACCATGTGACTGGCCCTTCTCGACCGAGTGCGAGTGAGTTGTTTATGATAAAAAGGTTTCCGCATTGGGGAGAgggtcaactttttttcttacctgAACAGGTTATCTCGTCTATCCAGTCTTGGTGGACTTGTGTAGTGTTGACTAACACCGTTATGAGCCAAAGTCATCATTCGACGAAGAACCAATCCGTCAGTtggctaaaaaagaaaaatgaagacataataaaaacacaaatttCAACTTGTTTGATAAATTGCCTAGTCCCTGGGCCTCATTATTGGGCgcggccgatgcgtttcgggtcacgtggtccgagcgagtgcTGTTCGTCTCGGATATGTCACCGAAATCATCGACCGAGAGGGCTTGGGAAGACGCCATAAAAGGACTAGACAAAGAGTGGTCTAGCCCGCAAATACAGCCACACTGGGTGCGAGGAGCGAGTAGACACGGCTGTGTTCTTAGGCTAAGGGTGCTTTATAGAGGGTCTCACAAAGTTTTTGTTAATGTCGGGTGGCgattaccatttttttttttctgcaaacgTACCGTGGTAGAGTGGATATGTCAAAAGTACGAC
Protein-coding sequences here:
- the LOC140952445 gene encoding developmentally-regulated GTP-binding protein 1-like isoform X2 — translated: MGILEKIAEIESEMARTQKNKATAHHLGLLKARLAKLRRELITPKGGGGVQGEGFDVAKTGDARIGFVGFPSVGKSTLLTNLAGVYSEVAAYEFTTLTTVPGVIRYKGAKIQLLDLPGIIEGAKDGKGRGRQVIAVARTCSLIFIVLDVLKPLGHKRLIEHELEGFGIRLNKEPPNITFRRKEKGGINLQTTCNQSELDIDSVRSILSEYRIANADITLRYDANADDLIDVIEGNRVYIPCIYILNKIDQISIEELDLVYKIPHAVPLSAHHKWNFDDLLEKTWEYLNLLRIYTKPKGQLPDYESPVVLKNGQSSIEDFCNSLHKSIMKEFKHALVWGSSVKFSPQKVGKEHFLQDEDVVQIVKK
- the LOC140952445 gene encoding developmentally-regulated GTP-binding protein 1-like isoform X3, translating into MGILEKIAEIESEMARTQKNKATAHHLGLLKARLAKLRRELITPKGGGGVQGEGFPSVGKSTLLTNLAGVYSEVAAYEFTTLTTVPGVIRYKGAKIQLLDLPGIIEGAKDGKGRGRQVIAVARTCSLIFIVLDVLKPLGHKRLIEHELEGFGIRLNKEPPNITFRRKEKGGINLQTTCNQSELDIDSVRSILSEYRIANADITLRYDANADDLIDVIEGNRVYIPCIYILNKIDQISIEELDLVYKIPHAVPLSAHHKWNFDDLLEKTWEYLNLLRIYTKPKGQLPDYESPVVLKNGQSSIEDFCNSLHKSIMKEFKHALVWGSSVKFSPQKVGKEHFLQDEDVVQIVKKV
- the LOC140952445 gene encoding developmentally-regulated GTP-binding protein 1-like isoform X1, which produces MGILEKIAEIESEMARTQKNKATAHHLGLLKARLAKLRRELITPKGGGGVQGEGFDVAKTGDARIGFVGFPSVGKSTLLTNLAGVYSEVAAYEFTTLTTVPGVIRYKGAKIQLLDLPGIIEGAKDGKGRGRQVIAVARTCSLIFIVLDVLKPLGHKRLIEHELEGFGIRLNKEPPNITFRRKEKGGINLQTTCNQSELDIDSVRSILSEYRIANADITLRYDANADDLIDVIEGNRVYIPCIYILNKIDQISIEELDLVYKIPHAVPLSAHHKWNFDDLLEKTWEYLNLLRIYTKPKGQLPDYESPVVLKNGQSSIEDFCNSLHKSIMKEFKHALVWGSSVKFSPQKVGKEHFLQDEDVVQIVKKV